In the Candidatus Omnitrophota bacterium genome, one interval contains:
- the thiE gene encoding thiamine phosphate synthase, whose translation MNLRPDAGLYRMIDANADRCAEALRTVGDIARFALDDRMLAEQWRSLRGELWTVIKSIPGLQDRGLECRDSAGDVGREFQAARHQDLLELARSNIHRAQESFRVLEESFRGLDAGAVASFSRLRYRCYDLEPPMMVGLRCWSHERKLDFGLYVVLGREFSQGRDFAEVAEKAIAGGAGAIQLRDKELPKRELLSWAYRLREITRGRGVVFLVNDHLDIALAVGADGVHLGQEDFPIPEARRIAGPDFILGASTHSLAEAERAVEEGASYINIGPIFSTQTKKGAVHPVGPDIIAQIDSVLHHPFTVMGGIKIGNVDEVLRRGARRIAVVTAVVGAEDITAAARQFADKIQNAVQID comes from the coding sequence ATGAATCTACGTCCCGACGCCGGTCTCTACCGCATGATCGACGCCAACGCCGACCGTTGCGCCGAAGCCTTGCGCACCGTTGGCGACATCGCCCGCTTTGCGCTTGACGATCGGATGCTCGCCGAACAATGGCGCTCGTTGCGCGGCGAATTGTGGACCGTTATTAAATCCATTCCCGGCTTGCAGGATCGCGGCCTGGAATGCCGAGATAGCGCGGGCGACGTGGGCCGTGAATTTCAAGCGGCCCGCCATCAGGATTTGCTCGAACTGGCCCGTTCCAACATCCACCGCGCCCAGGAATCCTTTCGCGTATTGGAGGAATCCTTTCGCGGACTCGATGCGGGCGCAGTTGCATCTTTCTCACGCCTGCGTTATCGATGCTACGATTTGGAGCCGCCCATGATGGTGGGTTTACGATGTTGGTCTCACGAGCGCAAACTCGATTTTGGATTGTACGTCGTGCTGGGCCGCGAGTTTTCTCAAGGCCGCGATTTCGCCGAAGTAGCGGAAAAAGCTATCGCAGGCGGCGCGGGCGCCATTCAACTGCGCGACAAGGAATTGCCTAAGCGCGAACTTTTGTCTTGGGCCTATCGTTTGCGGGAGATCACGCGGGGGCGCGGCGTTGTTTTTCTCGTCAACGATCATCTTGACATCGCCTTGGCCGTAGGCGCCGACGGCGTTCATCTAGGACAGGAGGATTTTCCCATCCCGGAAGCGCGCCGCATCGCCGGTCCCGATTTCATTTTGGGCGCCTCTACGCATTCCCTTGCAGAAGCCGAACGGGCGGTGGAAGAAGGCGCCAGCTATATCAACATCGGCCCTATCTTCTCCACGCAAACTAAAAAAGGCGCCGTCCATCCCGTTGGACCGGACATTATCGCGCAAATCGATTCCGTCCTTCATCATCCCTTCACCGTCATGGGCGGCATTAAGATCGGCAATGTGGACGAAGTATTGCGGCGAGGAGCGAGACGCATCGCCGTCGTTACCGCCGTCGTGGGCGCCGAGGACATAACCGCCGCCGCGCGCCAATTTGCGGATAAAATCCAAAACGCCGTCCAAATCGATTAA